In the Ranitomeya imitator isolate aRanImi1 chromosome 2, aRanImi1.pri, whole genome shotgun sequence genome, gtgccatatagtgctctgcaccgttcattattgccccatagctgtgccatatagtgctctgcgccgttcagtattgccccatagctgccatatagtgctctgcaccgttcattattgccccatagctgccatatagtgctctgcgcagttcagtattgccccatagctgccatatagtgctctgcgccgttcagtattgccccatagctgccatatagtgctctgcgccgttcattattgccccatagctgccatatagtgctctgcgccattcagtattgccccatagctgccatatagtgctctgcgccgttcattattgccccatagctgccatatagtgctctgcgccgttcagtattgccccatagctgccatatagtgctctgcgccgttcagtattgccccatagctgccatatagtgctctgcgccgttcattattgccccatagctgccatatagtgctctgcgccattcagtattgccccatagctgtgccatagaaatctgtgccattgctgctgctgctgcaataaaagaaaaacgccatactcacctctcttgcttgcagctcccagcgtccggtcccggcgtctctctgcactgactgatcaggcagagggcgccgcgcacactatatgcgtcatcgcgccctctgacctgcacagtcagagcggagagacgctgggaagatggagtggcgccaggAAGatagagcgacgcccggcgtgtggaacggggacaggtgaatatgacatacttacctgctcccggcgtcccgctccctctgcctgtcacacggtcttcggtgccgcagcctcttcctctatcagcggtcaccggcaccgctgattagagaaatgaatatgcggctccacccctatgggaggtggagccgcgtattcatttctctaatgagcggtcccacgtgaccgctgaagaggagaagaactgcagcaccgaagaccgtgtgacgggcagggggagcgccaggatcgccgggactaggtgagtatgcctcagcgccctcacccgccgaccctgccgctcaccgtgactcgagtataagccgagagggggcactttcagcccaaaattttgggctgaaaatctcggcttatactcgagtatatacggtaatataaatCGTAACATAATTCCAATGCAGTGTTGCTGAAAAATAATACAGTTTTTatttttggcagatgactgtaccaggagctcAGAGGGACATCTGATATTCTCAGATTTTTCTGCTGATAATTTTGGAAACACACCAGATACTTTTGAAGAACATGTCATTATATCAGATACACCTCAGGACCTTCTCAGAAAAAATCTGTCATCTGATTCTTTTCAGCAGGTCCTTTTTTCTGATTCATCAAAGACAAATATGCAAAGCAAAAATCACAGAAGGGCTGTTGACCACGAAATATCTGACATAGGGGAGcaaccatttttatgttcagattgTGGAAAATGTTACAATGCTAAATCAAAGCTTGTAGCACATCAGAAAAGTCACACAgatgagaagccattttcatgttcagaatgtgggaaatgttttacagagaagggAAATCTTGTTAGgcatcagagaaatcacacaggggataagccattttcttgttcagaatgtggaaaatgttttacagagaaatcaaatcttgttaaacataagagaattcacactggggagaaacctttttcatgttcagagtgtgggaaatgttattgtgCAAAATCTGATCTTGCTACacataagagaattcacacaggggagaagccattttcttgctcagaatgtgggaaatgttttaaccaaaaatcaaatcttgttaaacatcagagaagtcacacaggggagaagccattttcatgttcagaatgtggaaaatgttttacagaaaaaagaaatcttgttaaacatcagagaaatcACACTGGCGataagccattttcttgttcagaatgtgggaaatgtttttcagataaatcaaatcttgctaaacatcagagaattcacacaggggagaaacccttttcatgttcagagtgtgggaatcGCTATTGTGCAAAATCTGATCTTGCtatacatcagaaaattcacacaggggagaagccatttttttgCTCAgtgtgtggaaaatgttttaaccaaaaatcaAATCTAGttaaacatcaaagaattcacacaggggagaagccttcttcatgttcagaatgtggtaaatgttattgcaCAAAATTTTATCTTActgcacatcagagaagtcacacaggtgagaagccattttcttgttccgaatgtggaaaatgttttacagagaaatcaaatcttgttagacatcagagaaatcacacaggagagaagccattttattgttcagaatgcgggaaatgttttacagataaatcaagtcttgttaaacatcagataaGTCACACAGGCAACAAGGCATTTTCATGCtccgaatgtgggaaatcttttaaacGAAAATCAGATTTAATTGTTCATCAGAAAATTCACATAGGGCAGAAGCcacattcatgttcagaatgtgggaaatgctttacaatGAAACACcaccttgttaaacatcagagaactcacacagggaagaagccattttcatgtccagaatgtgggaaatgttttactgagAAATCGAATctggttacacatcagagaattcacacaggggaaaagccatattcatgttcggaatgtgggaaatgctttgcaGAAAAATCACATATTATTACACATCAGAAAATTCATACAGGggaaaaaccattttcatgttcagaatgtaaaaAATGTTTTAAGTTGAAACCAGATCTTgtcagacatcagagaactcacacaggggagaagccattttcatgttcagagtgtgggaaatgtttttgcgATAAATCAGATCTTTATAGACAtcgtagaactcacacaggggagaagccatttttgtgttcaaattGTGGGAAATCTTTTAAACGGAAAACAAATCTTGTTGCACATCTAAAAACTCACACAGGAAAGTagctattttgtttttttaattgttttatcgaCAAAATGTTAAAGAAAAAACCCTTGTATCATCTGTTCTCACTCCATTTATGAATTTAATAACCctctctgtacttttacacatactggttgtttaccggttcatgcagcattacatgaacacccttattacattgatggctggaccatacaatacaagcaattgttaccatccacctttcgtgtctcccctatttcctcatagattgtaagcttgcgatcagAGCCCtcattggtatctgttgatttatgtgattattgttattctgtaatgtgttTTATTGTCTGTACTACtcctctctaaaatgtaaagtgctgtggaatatgttggcgctatagaaataaaattattattacacaTGAACAGTGTGTATAATATATTTTACATTTACATGATCACATCTGCTCAAAAAGGTTGTCCAGTGACGCTTTTTTCATCCAATTTTATATTCACAATGGAGAGATACTTCTATACATGATCAGGACGGTTGCTAAGGTCATCATATCATCTAATACCCGCTTTTTTCATCCAATTGATAGGGTGATCTGATAATTTGATGTGACCAGGGGCACTCATAGAAATTATGGGATCCCAAATCAAAATTCTGAATTAGAAACTCCTCACCCCAAACAAAACAATTATTTAGTGGGTTCATGAAGAATATAATTCACAAGGAAGAAATGTATTTTGCACGCAAAATAAGTGATGTTCCTCTGTGTTCCACCACCTACAAAATACCTTTCATTTTGTGTACATGGTATGACACCCCCAGGATGGCCCGCCACATAGTTTGATCCTCCCACAATGTGTTTTCCTATACAATATTAAGCCCCCTCAGTCTTACATCATAGTATGTTTACCTTCCACCATGACCCTCATATGCCCCCAATAAGTTATGAGGCTCTCACAGTGGCCACTATCATCTACCTACTACAATATGATGTCCTCACTGCGTCCCCCAATTTGATATGAGTCCACCACTCAGCTCTCCAATAAAGTATAATTGGCTCTCTGTACCTCTCAATACAGTATGAGGCAACCACCGTGCTCCCCAATACAATTTGGTGTTCCTCTTCCCCTTGAAGAAAAATGCACAGACACAATAAAATTGTGCTGCACCATTCTGTACTGTGTGTGGACTTAGGCTCCAAGCAGAAGGAACGATGATCGCGCTAGCCACACCAGAACTGAGACACACTGGCTAAATGGTGGGGCAATAAGCTGATTGTTACATGTTCCAGCATTATATGCAACTGTATCTATAGCTGGAGGATGCAAATACCATTGGAATTGATCCAtggtttccccccctttttttttcctttttctctgttgtgcataaatatgagattcttcagaatttgttttagtctttgcctgatgaagagacctgtgtagtctcgaaagcttgcaatttgttaccatcttttcagttagccattaaaaggtatcggccactgaggactctcaattctaaatatttttcattggaATTGAGACACCAGGGTTAGTCGCTCAGCGCAAGGTCCCCATTCCAACCCGTGGCTCACAGGCACCTTATAGGTCACATGGTCTGCCAATATTGACATTACGTTACTATATGAGACAAGTTAAGAAACAAAGAGTTGTCCTGATCATTTACAGTAGAGTCTCACATCGCCTGATATCAGATCATGTGGATCAGGGAGGCGTAGAATAACCCATTTTCATACTTTTTATACATAGGTGCTACATATATGCTTGCAAAACTTTGTGTTTTTAACTATATCCATTTAttgcttaaatggaacctgtcaggtaTAGCAGCTACACTCCCCTCCAGTGAGTGATGTGAGCACTGGCTCTTCCGGGGCTCACAGTACATTGTTCTGTCACAAGATCCTTGTAGCTAGTCAGTGGCTGCTTCGCTCTTCCCTCCTTCAAATGTAACTGACATCTGGAGGGAGTGAAAGAGCAGCCCCAGCTCTGACTTCTTTTGGATATCTGTTTTATCCAAAAGAGGAGACAGTAAAGGGGACGCTGTTTTGACTGCTAGTATCTCGTTGCAACTATGTCATGTGAGCCCGAGAGAGACAGTGCTGATGAAACAGGCCAGGGAGGTAGTTGTGGCTGAGTGTGGCAGTACTGGAACACCCTGGCCCTCCATCACTTAACTCATTGCAGCACACTCACTTGTAAGTCAGGGTCCATTCCACACTGCCGGAGTTCCTTTTTCAACACCACACAATGACAGTCAGAGTCCAGGGTCCAATTTTACTCAACTCGTCCAGTTTAGTCATCGAAAAAGCACAAGATTCTGTTCCCTGTACTGTCCCTCACTCCTACAGGAATATCCACCGATGCCGCAGCTTCCTGACTGGTCAGACTAACTCGCTTCAGGAGTTCCCCGCCCGCTCCCCTCTCCGAAGGTGAAGGTGAATGGCTCTTCTAATCCTTACTAGGCCGTAGGCTTTGGACGTTAAGCTGCTACCACCTTTATGCTGCCCTGATATTCCTCCGCTACTGTGTGACTGTCAGCTCTTAGGCCCTGGACCGCTGGACTCTTCTGCTTGAACATTCCCCTGGACACgactgtcctctccctgctcctgctcacACACACTAACTCCAGGAAGCTCCCCAACTACTCTTCCTAGCTTCTCCTAATCAGACAAAATCCTATTGGTTTAACTAATCCCTATTCTATTCTACTGTGCTCCCCCTACTTGTCTAAGTCCTACACTATCCCTATATCTTTACAACACATGAACATAAATACAATGCAATACACAATATGTAAACATTGCATGATATATGAAATATACCAGGGATGTATGTAAGTAGTGCAGGGCATTACACTGGCCCCCCACATCCCTTACACTGACGTAGCTGGAACAGGGCCCACACAGGAGTGGAGTATAGCTGCTATAATTTTACTTTGTGGAAACCGTCAATCAGTGATTAGGAACTGCAGTTGCTTACCTGATTCCTCAAACTAGGGGCAttctagtctatccctgtcccccagAAGGTGGAGATAACGGGGTCacgtaccttgctatgctcctatcttaGCACATATCTGTTCCCTTCCCCACCCAAGGAGGTGtgaggctgaagtgtataggataac is a window encoding:
- the LOC138666998 gene encoding zinc finger protein 665-like — encoded protein: MDRDRNKMAERILHLNLEILFRLTGEDYTVVKKTSSERCRDPVSEGWGRPLSPITGPPPHPLIHEDINDQKILELTYKMIELLTGEVPIRCQDVAVYFSMEEWEYLEGHKDLYKDVMMEVPQPLTSPVLSSERTAPERCPHHLLSQDCKQENPDIPQDHQGEDLPHINTTETYARGDERCKEEIPTDNHTDDCTRSSEGHLIFSDFSADNFGNTPDTFEEHVIISDTPQDLLRKNLSSDSFQQVLFSDSSKTNMQSKNHRRAVDHEISDIGEQPFLCSDCGKCYNAKSKLVAHQKSHTDEKPFSCSECGKCFTEKGNLVRHQRNHTGDKPFSCSECGKCFTEKSNLVKHKRIHTGEKPFSCSECGKCYCAKSDLATHKRIHTGEKPFSCSECGKCFNQKSNLVKHQRSHTGEKPFSCSECGKCFTEKRNLVKHQRNHTGDKPFSCSECGKCFSDKSNLAKHQRIHTGEKPFSCSECGNRYCAKSDLAIHQKIHTGEKPFFCSVCGKCFNQKSNLVKHQRIHTGEKPSSCSECGKCYCTKFYLTAHQRSHTGEKPFSCSECGKCFTEKSNLVRHQRNHTGEKPFYCSECGKCFTDKSSLVKHQISHTGNKAFSCSECGKSFKRKSDLIVHQKIHIGQKPHSCSECGKCFTMKHHLVKHQRTHTGKKPFSCPECGKCFTEKSNLVTHQRIHTGEKPYSCSECGKCFAEKSHIITHQKIHTGEKPFSCSECKKCFKLKPDLVRHQRTHTGEKPFSCSECGKCFCDKSDLYRHRRTHTGEKPFLCSNCGKSFKRKTNLVAHLKTHTGK